The sequence ATCTAAAATGACTTAACTAATACAATTTCAAAGTACCATTAGCAGAGATCACACAGAGTGTAACATGGTACTTTCAATGCTATCTTCTGGAAGAACAGTTAGGTCTCCAAAGCATGGGACTTCAAACGGGCCATTTAAACAGGAAGATTATCAATGACTAATGTACTCAATGGGAGGCCTACAGGTCAAGGTATTCAGTGATTAAGTGGCCTACGTACAccttacaacttttctgtaagatattttcaaatttcttacagattttttcaaatatcaaatataagagaaagcctattttaaaagtctcttaGGTATTTTCAATGGTTTCTGAATTATCTGTAGGAAACTCTGACTTACTTGTATAGAGTTTGATATGTGTACCCACCGTTAAATCCAAATcgtgttttaaatttatttatttatttatttatggctgtgttgggtcttcgtttctgtgcgagggctttctctagttgtggcaagtgggggccactcttcatcgcagtgcgcgggcctctcactatcgcagcctctcttgttgcggagcacaggctccagacgcgcaggctcagcagttgtggctcacgggcccagttgctctgcggcatgtgggatcttcccagaccagggcttgaacccgtgttccctgcattggcaggcagattctcaaccactgcgccaccagggaagccccaaatcgtgttttatatcaaaatttatgtTAAGGAAAGTCAAGTTACTTGACCTTTGGTCTGTCAAAGTGTTCCTCAGGTATGCTTTGAGACGCTTTCGCCCATTTTCATAGCGTTCATTCTCAAACTTCATCACAGGAAGAATACATAGGACCTTCAGCAATGCATAAACATTAGGAAAAAACTTGATGTCTGGCAGATGAAGGGCTTCATAAATAGTGGATGGAAGTTCTATATCTTTCCACGTTTCCACCTGATTCTCCAACAATGCAACTCAGCAGAGAGTGTGTCAGGATTAGGTAAATCACTTCTGTACATGTCAGCATGATGCTCCTCTGATGTATTGAATTTAAGCTGTCCCATGACAGAGGGTACCAGAGGTAAGCATTTAAGAGCTTTGAGGTGTTGTTCTGAGAAGATATCTTTCAGTTCCTGAATAATGTGTTCCACTGTTGGAACACTTAGAGTTTCTTTATAGTAACTCTCAGAGGTTAGCTGAGATTCCAGGTTACTGTGCTGAGCTCTGCGAAATTTCCCTGGGAGTTTCATCTGAATATCAAGTTTGGCTGCCAAATTTGTGGCTTCCTCAAACCAAAATTCATGATAAACTTCGATATTTTCCATCACTTCATTTAGTGAATGTAGCACTGCAGTCACACTACTGGCTGCAAAGAAGACATCAGAAGTTTGCCCCTGAAGATTTTTCCCAAAGGCTCTTGTAAAAGATAGAACATTTTTAAGAACAACAATGGTAACGATGAAATCAGAATCTGTTACTACACTACAGGGTAAAAATGCTCGGCCAGCTATACAGTTATTCCATCTAACATTTGTGTCACTATTTATACCATCTAAACATAAAACAAGTGCTTGTAGCAGGTCCACTAAGATTTCAAAAGCATCATGCCTGCCTGTCCACTGAGAATGGCaaatttccttcagttctttgccCCTTTCTTCGTTGTTCTGAACGAGGACAGAAATTACATCGTCGAGCTCTAAAAGCAGTTGTGGTGACtgatggaaaaaagaacaaactttctCAATTGTTCCTAACGCGACAGATACTCCCATAACAGGCACTGATTTTGCCAACCACATATTTAAGGCACAGGAAGAGCAGAGTATGTACATAGCTTGGGGATATTTCTCTAAAAGTCTAGAAGCAACAACtttcattttggaagaaaatcCACTGGACACAGTGTAAGCCTGGCCACAACAGTACCCCATGTTGAATCCCCACGTCTCAGTTATCGTAGTGTGAAATTTCACAGCCAGAATTTCTGCATCAGCTTCATAAGGCAGGAAGCCCACAGATTCCTCTCTCAGGTTGTGACAACAAACCTCACCAACACAGGCAGGTGCTCTTCCCCTGCTATGTCCACCGCATCGTCAGTGACGATGGAAAAGAAGTGAGAGTCTCTCACCTCCCTGAGGGTTTCTTCCCGGATGCAGCTCTCACAGATCTCTAGCATCTGTTTCTGCTGTGTTTTCGAACAGAACAATGTGTTAACTGCTGTTGTCTCCAAGCGCCTTCTCAGAACCTCTTCAGAATGGATCCGGCACTCCAGCAGGGCTTGAAAGTTATCAGGAGTAAAGAGACCTTCTGGGATTTCATCAGCTTCATGTCCATCCAGAGGTGTGTTCTGTTTTCCTGTAagaatcaaaatttcaaataaagattttaagtattctttgttttccttctcttcaaggGTTAAAGGTAAAATGTCTTCACCCTGCTCTTCACCCCCTTCTTCTGCACTGGGGTTCTGAGCATTGCTGTTGTTTATTTCCTTATGTTTTCGTTCCTGTTCAGaagtttcatcaatttttttctgtttcagtgtCCTGATTTCATCTTCACTCAATTCTTTTATTCGTTTTCTGTGTCTGCTGTGTGGATTATTCAAATGGCTGGTAAGATCAAATATTGTTGGTATTGCATTATCTCGAAGAACTGTCCTATAAGGGCTAGTTCTACAGATCATAGACGTCTCAAAGTGTTTGGCACACAATCGATAGTGTTTATTTAGTTGATCAGGTGTTCTGTCTTCTAAGTCTGCTCTCCTACAATTCTCCACCCACTTCTGACATCTGGCTGGATCCCGCGGGAACCTGTAAAAGGCCAGGTCCGACTGCGAGCTCTTGCGCGTGCAGTTGGGGGCCGCGCGGAAGTTCGGCATCGTTGTCTGCCCGCCGGCTGGCCCAGccttcccctccccgcctcctcAGGGCAGCCCGCCTGtcggggcggggccggggaggggagCCAGGCTGGCGCGCCGGGGGGAGGGGCCCCagatttttgtttaaaagtaCTGATATAAATATCCCAGACTATCAATTTGCGGTCACACAATGATGATTTCCTTAGAGAAAATGCTTCTAATTGGACTTTTTGGGTCAAAGGTTATTGGCATTTTAGgggctttttatatatattatctaattACCCTCCGGAAAGAGAATTGGACTTCAGTTTCAGACTCGCAAGCAGTGTGAGCAGCTGTCTGGTCACTGAACCTTTACCAACACTAGATATTGACCATTGGTaccttttcatatctttattgaAGTCATATTAATTAGCTACACTAgaggattataaaataataatagttacacACTGGCCCCTTCCTAATGCCAGATCCTAAGCTGAACACTTTACACACAAACATTTCCCTTAAAAGTCCCATCCATCCTGGGAGATGGTGTTATTAACATCCCCATCCTTTAGATGAGAATATGAAGATAagaatggttaagtaacttgcctaaactctcatagctagtaagtggcaaattTGAAACTAGGATTGTGTGATTTCAAAGTTTGAGTTTTTACTGACAAAACCATCCTGCTTCAATAGCATAAGTTTTTAGATGCTGCATAATCTGTCTTAAGTTGATTCCCCAGAAAGGGTTTCAGACTTTGAGATCTGTGTGCAGGAGAATTATTGGGGAGTGCTCTTGGGAATAGTCCCTGGGTTCAGGGCAGGGGCAGAGAAGCAAGATGGGCACAGAGGGAGAAGTTAAATAGCAAAGCAGTTGTGACAAAGGCCTCAGCGAGTTCTGGAGccagggttggggtgggaggtGCTTCAGAGCATCCTGCATTGGGGCCAGAAAGCCAGACCTTCATAACCCTGTCATTGAATGTGGGCCTGGCCGGATAGTGACTTAACCCTGGATAAGGCAGCTCCGTTTGCCCAAAGGCAAGTCCCAGAGAGGCTCCGCTGTGAGCTGTCAGGCAGGAATGAGTGCCTTGGTGCTGAGTGGGGGTATTAGCAGCACAGCACACATCCCCTCAGAACTCAGAAACAGTTGTTCAGGGGACTGACCAGATGAGTCAAGCATAGGCCCAGAGTCCTGCCTGTCTTTAGTCTTTCTGGGAAAAGTATAGTTTTCCAAggaatttttcctccttttctgggACTGGCTGGAGAGGGTCATTGTCACAGCTGTATTCAGCTTCAGAATGttggtggtgggggtggaggaaagaACTGAGGCTGTGGTCAGGAGTCCACTGGTCACTGTTCATTAGCTGGTGATGTCACAAAGGGTCTTGTGGGAGGCAATTTCTGGTGCCCTGTGCCAGTACCCCTCTTTCACTTCAGGAATCACCTTGCCCCATTTTCAGCTCATATGGTTTTATGGGGCtggccctctccccagccccaggaacGGGCACAGGACCAAATGCCTCTGGCTACAGTGATTGGTTAAAGAATAAACAGGTGACTTCCCCAGGCTAATGAGAGTCACACCTGGGACTTTGGCTGGAACATTTGGGAAAGAGATTCTCTTTCTACCATAGTTGCTCCAGCCTGGAGTTTCTGGTGGCTATCGTGGCCTTTACTTGGAGAGTACTCATTGGGAGAAAGTGGGAGGAAAAAGACACATGGAGGTAGAGA comes from Tursiops truncatus isolate mTurTru1 chromosome 3, mTurTru1.mat.Y, whole genome shotgun sequence and encodes:
- the LOC101321340 gene encoding LOW QUALITY PROTEIN: 52 kDa repressor of the inhibitor of the protein kinase-like (The sequence of the model RefSeq protein was modified relative to this genomic sequence to represent the inferred CDS: inserted 2 bases in 2 codons), which translates into the protein MPNFRAAPNCTRKSSQSDLAFYRFPRDPARCQKWVENCRRADLEDRTPDQLNKHYRLCAKHFETSMICRTSPYRTVLRDNAIPTIFDLTSHLNNPHSRHRKRIKELSEDEIRTLKQKKIDETSEQERKHKEINNSNAQNPSAEEGGEEQGEDILPLTLEEKENKEYLKSLFEILILTGKQNTPLDGHEADEIPEGLFTPDNFQALLECRIHSEEVLRRRLETTAVNTLFCSKTQQKQMLEICESCIREETLREVRDSHFFSIVTDDAVDIAGEEHLPVLVRFVXHNLREESVGFLPYEADAEILAVKFHTTITETWGFNMGYCCGQAYTVSSGFSSKMKVVASRLLEKYPQAMYILCSSCALNMWLAKSVPVMGVSVALGTIEKVCSFFHQSPQLLLELDDVISVLVQNNEERGKELKEICHSQWTGRHDAFEILVDLLQALVLCLDGINSDTNVRWNNCIAGRAFLPCSVVTDSDFIVTIVVLKNVLSFTRAFGKNLQGQTSDVFFAASSVTAVLHSLNEVMENIEVYHEFWFEEATNLAAKLDIQMKLPGKFRRAQHSNLESQLTSESYYKETLSVPTVEHIIQELKDIFSEQHLKALKCLPLVPSVMGQLKFNTSEEHHADMYRSDLPNPDTLSAELHCWRIRWKRXKDIELPSTIYEALHLPDIKFFPNVYALLKVLCILPVMKFENERYENGRKRLKAYLRNTLTDQRSSNLTFLNINFDIKHDLDLTVGTHIKLYTSKSEFPTDNSETIENT